One segment of Dryobates pubescens isolate bDryPub1 chromosome 23, bDryPub1.pri, whole genome shotgun sequence DNA contains the following:
- the LOC128898417 gene encoding centrosome-associated protein ALMS1-like yields MEPGQEEEEEEERVPPIATTPPRRGWKEESLSRSSSDTQASATSGISLGEAIRQQTAGMESWCQLAPEVDGSNLTAASGTKLGLTCDKSDLTEFPTLEEGVLPSAETSRRQYPGDIAHGLLLESVPVATGLLYMHLNFQIWEKSDFNCEEAFDLQSDSRKNYCFDTRCSKSDVEMENTKALGQKYK; encoded by the exons ATGGAGCCgggacaggaggaagaggaggaagaagagagggttCCG CCCATTGCAACAACTCCACCACGTCgtggctggaaggaggagtCCTTAAGCCGCAGCAGCAGCGATACCCAGGCCTCAGCTACCAGTGGGATCTCCCTTGGCGAAGCCATCCGTCAGCAAACTGCT GGAATGGAGTCATGGTGCCAGCTTGCACCAGAAGTGGATGGGAGCAATTTAACTGCTGCCTCAGGAACAAAGCTTGGCCTGACTTGTGATAAAAGTGACCTGACAGAGTTCCCTACACTGGAAGAAGGAGTCCTGCCTTCAGCAGAAACATCTAGAAGGCAGTATCCTGGAGACATAGCACATGGGTTACTGCTGG AGAGTGTGCCAGTAGCTACAGGCTTGCTGTATATGCACTTAAATTTCCAGATATGGGAGAAAAg TGACTTCAACTGTGAGGAAGCTTTTGACCTTCAGAGCGACAGCAGGAAGAATTACTGTTTTGACACGAGATGCTCCAAGAGTGAT GTGGAGATGGAAAACACAAAGGCTCTTGGTCAGAAATACAAGTaa